GGGATCGGGAAAAACCCGCACCCTGACACAGCGTGTGGCAGAGTTGGTCCGCAGCGGAACTGCCCAACCTGAGCAGTGCCTGACACTCACCTTTACACGGCGCGCTGCCGAAGAAATGCGCAGCCGCCTGCAAAAGCTCCTTCCTGAAGAATGCGAACAGATCCCGGTCTGCACTTTCCACGGATTAGCCTATCGCATCTTGCAGGAGAACTACAACGCTGCCGGCCTTCCTCAAGGCTTTGAGGTGGTCGCTGAAAAGGACGCGGATCATAACGGTGTGCTCGACTATGAAGAATTGATGCGCCTTGCGCTCAGCGTATTGGAAGACAGCCCGGACCTCTGCGCGCAATACAGACAACGCTATGCCTGGGTTTCCATTGATGAGTACCAGGATATTGATGAGAGCCAGTACCGGCTTATCCGCTTGCTCGCACCGGACAAAGGCAATGTTTGCGTGATCGGAGACCCCGACCAGGCGATCTATCGCTTTCGCGGCGCGGATGTGGGATTCTTTCTGCGATTTGAGGAAGACTATCCAGGCGCCCGGAAGGTTTTTCTCTCGCGCAATTACCGCAGCGGCGAATCCATTTTCACCGCCTCCCGCCAAATGATGGCCCCGGGTTCCCTCCTGGAGGACCGGCAGGTGCAGGCGATCATCGAGGACACCGGCAAAGTCGTCCTGCATTGCGCCAAAACCGACAAAGCCGAGGCCGAGTTTGTGGTGCACCGCATCGAACAACTGATCGGCGGCACAACCTTCTTTTCCATGGACAGCGGCCGCAGTGAGGGAGACACCGAGCGCGAATATTCCTTTGCAGACTTTGCGGTGCTTGTGCGTGCCAAGGCTCAGCTTGATTGTCTGGAAGAGGCTTTGGAGAGATCAGGCATTCCCTATCAGGCCCCGGCCCGCGATCCCTGGCAGGATGTGGACGAATGGGACCCGCGCGCCGACCGCGTCTCACTGCTCACCCTGCACGCAGCCAAGGGTCTCGAGTTTCCTGTGGTCTTCATTACCGGTTGTGAAGAAGGCCTGCTGCCGATGAGTTGGGGTGGCAAGAGTTCCGAAGAGGAATTGGCAGAGGAACGCCGTTTGTTCTTTGTGGGGATGACCCGCGCAGAGGACCGGCTCTTTCTCTGCCACGCCAAGCGCCGGCTCTGGCAGGGAAAGATCCGGGAGCGCACTATCTCACGCTTCCTTCAGGATATAGAAGAACGCCTCTTGGAACACAGCTTGAGTGCCGCTCCTAAGAGGCGTTCGGATAATTCGCAACTAAATTTTTTTGACTAGAACCCGTCGCCGCGAGGGCAAAGCCCGTGGCGGTCTTTGTTCCGCAAAGATCGCTTGCGCTCCACAAGATGCCCTGCATCAGATCCTTCGCTGCGCTCGGGATGAATTCGGACCGTGAGTTGTGTTCGCTTCACTCCACAACTCACGTCCTCATTCACTTGGCTTCTTTGTAGAGGACGTGCCGTCTGACCACGGGATCGTACTTCTTGATCTCGATCCGGTCCGGCGTGTTGGTCTTGTTCTTCCGGGTAGAGTAGTAATGCGGGCTCTCAGTGCTCTTCAACCGGATAACGATGCGTTTTACTGCCTTGGCCATGACTTTCTCCTTGTCCGTACGAAAGTGAGCATCATAATCATATCCAGCCCAAAAATCAAGCTCTTAGGGACAGGTCTCGCCTACCCATTGCGCTGAAAGCAGTTACGGGAGGCCCGTCCCCCCTCAACGCCATCGGGGCTGGCGGAAGCGAGGGGACGGTTCTCGTGTAACTCCATCCACCCGTTGGGGATGGAGAGAACCGTCCCTGGAGTGTGGAGTGGTGTACAATAGGAGGCCATAAAGGAAGGAGTCCGGCCGTGCCCATTGACAAAGAATTGCTGAATATTTTGTGTTGCCCCACCACCAAGGTCCCGGTTAAGCCTATTTCCGAGGATCAGGTGCAAAAACTCAACGAAATCATCAGCCGCCATGCGCTTCAATATGTAGACGGAAGACCGGTCGAGGGAACTGTCCAAGAGGGCCTCATCACCGAAGACGGAAGGACCATCTATCTGATTAGCGACGGCATCCCGGTCATGCTTCCCGAGCTCGGGATCGCCGCGGATCAGTTGCAGGACTAATCCCTTTCAGGAGAGAACCCCTATGCCAAGTATCTTCACTCGAATCATCCGGGGAGAAATCCCCTGCCACACAATTCTGGAGGACGACCGGTATTTTTCCTTCTTAGATATCCGGCCGGTCAAAACAGGACATACCTTGGTCATCCCCAAACAGGAAGTGGATTATCTTTTTGATTTGGACGAGGAACTGTTGAGCGGACTCATGGTTTTTGCAAAGCGAGTGGCCGTGGCCCTCAAAACAGTCGTGCCCTGCAAACGCGTAGGGCTGATGGTCGCGGGCTTGGAAGTCCCGCACGCTCACGTACACCTCATCCCCATGAATGCAATACCGGATCTCAGTTTTGCCAATGCCCGGGAGGCCTCCCAAGACGAGCTTGCCCAGCTCGCTGAAAAGATACGGGCCCGTCTTTAATGAACCCCCTTCCCATTCGTCCCAGAAGGAACCGGCGCACCGCTGCGATTCGCGCCCTGTTACGCGAAACCGCGCTGCAACCCTGCGACCTGGTTTTGCCTCTGTTCGTGCAGGAAGGAAAACAGCGCAGCACACCTATCCCGTCTCTTCCCGGATGTGCAAGGCTAAGTCCCGACCTGATTCTGCGGGCTGCGACCGAGGCCTTCGAGCTCGGCGTCCTGGCTGTGGCCCTTTTCCCCGTGCTCGCCGAATCCCTCAAGGACAAGACCGCCACGGAATCCAAGAACCCAAAGGGATTATTACCTCGGACAATCAAACTTCTGAAGCAGGACTTGCCGGAGCTCAGCGTCATTGGGGATGTGGCCATGGATCCCTATTCCATTGACGGCCACGACGGCTTAGTGGAAGACAACAAAATCCTCAACGACCCAACTCTGGAGATCCTGGGAGACATGGCTTTGAATCAAGCTGCGGCCGGCGCCGATTGGCTGGCGCCCTCAGACATGATGGACGGCCGCGTCGGACACCTGCGACGCGTCCTGGACGAGAACGGTTTTGAGGAAGTCGGTATTCTCTCCTATGCAGCCAAATACGCGTCCTCTTTATACGGCCCTTTTCGGGAGGCCCTGGACTCTGCCCCGCGCACGGGCGACAAAAAGACTTATCAAATGGATCCTGCCAATGTGCGCGAAGCTCTTCGCGAAGTCAGGCTGGATGTGGCCGAAGGCGCCGATATTGTGATGATTAAACCCGCGCTTCCCTATTTAGACGTTATAGCCAGAGTCAAGGCCGTGGTTGACGTTCCCGTGGCAGCCTATCACGTGAGCGGGGAATACAGCATGGTTATGGCTGCGGCAGAAAAAGGCTGGCTGGACGGGGATGCGGTCATGGCCGAGATGTTACTGGCTATCAAGCGGGCGGGGGCGGATTTAATCTTTAGCTACTACGCCACAGAGATGGCAAGATCCCTCTCCACATCCGAACAACGCTGACAAAGCTCTGGATTATCCAGGGTCCCCACTTCAGGAGTGTATTTCCAACAGCGCGCACATTTTCGACCAGAGGCGCGGCGAATACGCACTGTTAGATCTTCTTCACTCATTTCAGCGCCGCATTCAGCCTCTCCAAAGCCCACACCCGAGACAATCAAGCCCAGCTTGAGAGCCTCTGAGTTTGCTTGCAGAAACTCCTGAAGTTCCGGGTCGGAAGACCGCACGAACACTTCGCAATCCAAGGGGCTGCCCACATCTTCCGTTGCGCGCATTTTTTCCACAGCCAAGTCGGAGACCCTGCGCACCACGCGGATGGTGGCCCAACGCTCTATAGCCTCTGTGTCACAATCGCCCCACAAACTCTCATCCCAGAGGGCCTCGTGCACACTGGTGCCCGGATCAAAGGTGCGCCAGACCTCGTCCGAGGTATATACCAAGATCGGAGCAGTCAGCAGGCAGAGTGACTTGGCTACGCGGAAAAGCGCGCTCTGAGTGGATCTTCGCTGAGGGCTGTCCGGATGGTCACAGTAAAGCCGGTCCTTGAGCACATCCAGATAAAAAGAACTCAGATCCGAAATACAAAAATCATAGATGAGCTGGTAGATCCGGTGAAAACGGTATTCGTTATAGCAATTGACGACTTCGCCCGCCACCTGGCTGAGTCGACTGAGAATCCAACGGTCCACTTCATCCATTTGATCAAAAGGCACGCTGTGCACCTTGGGATCAAAATCATTGATATTTCCCAAGAGATAGCGGAAGGTGTTGCGAATCTTCCGGTAGGCCTCCGACATACGCGCAAGGATTTCCGGGCCGACACGCACATCATTGTTGGTATCGCAAGAAGAGACCCAAAGGCGCAGGATATCGGCGCCGGACTCTTTCATCACGTCCAGCGGACTCACTACATTGCCCATACTCTTGGACATCTTCCGGCCTTCGCCGTCCATGACAAATCCGTGCGTGAGCACCTGTTTAAAGGGCGCCATCCCGCGCAAAGCCACCGCAGTAATCATTGAGGTCTGGAACCAACCCCGGTGCTGGTCCGAGCCCTCCAAATAGAGCTCGGTCGGAAAACCCAGCGCATGGCCCTGTTCCAAAACCGCCTGATGACTCACACCGGAATCAAACCACACATCCAGAATGTCCGTTTCCAGTTCAAAGTCGTCCAGGCCCTCGGCTCCCTCAGGGAAAAAATATTCCTTAGGCTGTTTGAACCAAGCGTCCGCACTTTCCTTTTGGAAGACTTCCAAAACGCGCTGTTGGAACTCGGGAGGGCAATACACCTCGCCGCTGGTTTTGTGCTTGGCCACGGGAACCGGCACCCCCCAGAGGCGCTGGCGCGATAGACACCAATCAGGCCGCGTCTCCATCATGCCCATAATCCGGTTCTTCCCCCAATCCGGGAACCACTCAGTCTGCGAGGAATCCTCAATGATATTAAGGATGCGCTCGCGCAAGTTCTCGTGGTCCACCTTGAGAAACCATTGTGGCGTGGAGCGCACAATCACCGGAGTCTTGGTGCGCCAGCAAAAGGGGTACGAGTGCGAATGCTGCTCAACCGCGTGCAAATACCCCTTGGATTCCAGGTGCCGGACGATGACCGGGTTAGCCTCAAAGACTCCGACACCCTGAATCTTGAGATCCTCGCCCGGGTCCTCCGTGAAGCGCCCCTTGTGATCGACCGGGGAAAGAATGGGCAAACCGTTTTGAAGATGGCCATGGAAATAATCTTCCTCTCCGTGGCCCGGGGCAATGTGCACAATACCGGTTCCGTCCTCACCGGACACATAGTCCGCCAGAATCGCGCGCCCTTTGCGCGGGCAAAAAGGGTGCTGGTATTCCGGAACCCGCCGCACTATTTCAGAGCCGGTATAAACAGCACGGCGCTCAATGGATTCGATCCCGAATTTCTCCTTAAGGCGCCCGGCTAAAACTGCGGCGCAGATAAAGATCTGTTTGTTATTGACCCAATACACGCCGTACTCCAAATGCTCGTTCAGTGCCACCCCCACATTGGCCGGCAAAGTCCACGGGGTGGTGGTCCAGATCAAGTAAGAGACCGGAGTCCCGGCTGAAACACCCCACTCCTGCAAAAGAGCGGTGTCGAGTCCGGCAATGGGCACAGGAAAACTCACATAGATCGCCTGCGAGACCTTGTCTTGGTATTCGAGCTCCGCTTCGGCCAATGCGGTTTCCGCACCAATGGACCAAAACACCGGCTTTTCTCCGCGATACACGTAGCCTTTGTTGTAGAGCTCATAAAAAGCCCCGGCAATGGAGGCCTGGTATTGCGGATTCATCGTGAGATACGGATCCTCCCAAGTCCCGAAGATCCCCAAACGCTGGAATTCCGCCTTCTGCAATTTGACATATTTGCCCGCGTAGGCCCGCGCCTGCTTCCGGAATTCATTTTGGTCAACCTGGTCCTTTTGCTTGCCCTGCTCTTTGAGAAGCGCTGCCTCAATAGGCAGGCCGTGGCAATCCCAACCCGGCACATAAGTAGTGCAATAACCTTGCATGGTCCGGAACTTGACGATCATGTCCTTCATCGTCTTATTCAAGGCATGGCCGATATGGATATGGCCGTTTGCGTAAGGCGGGCCGTCGTGCAGGATAAAGCGTTTGTCGCGGGTACGGACTTGCTCCCAAAGCCGCTTTTCCAAACCCTCCTCTTCCCACTGCTTGTATCGCTGAGGCTCGCGCACGGCAAGAGAAGCCTTCATGGGAAACGAAGTCTTGGGCAAATTCACTCTGTATTTCTTCTTTTCCGGATCTTGACCCATGATTAAGTGCTTACCTGTGCTTTCTTGAGAAGTTTTATGAGCGCGCCCACTGCCCTTTCGGCGCCTTCGGCGATCTGATCAATACTGGAGTCATACATGTAGCAAGGTGAGGTGACAACCTTCTGTTCGGCGTCAATCACGATATCCGTAGGCCCGGCATCCACTGGACTGGCCCCCATGTTCCTGAGGGCGGCATTGACTGCGGCGTCATTGCCTATGGTGAGTTCCACTCCGGGAAGGAGTCTTCCCAACACTACGGGCGCAATACAGAGCGCGCCAATGGGCTTCCCGGCAGCATGAGTGGCCTTCACAGCATTTTCAACATCGGCCTGGACCGAGCATCGATCCCCATTATCGATAAAGTCCGAAAGATTGGCTGCCGCCCCAAAGCCGCCGGGCAGGACCAAGGCATCGAAGGCTGCGGCATTGTATTCGGAAAGGGGCAGAATTTGACCGCGCGCAATACGGGCGGACTCAACAAGCACATTGCGCTCTTCCTGAACCATTTCCTGGGTCAGGTGATTGCTCACATGGTGCTGCGGACTGTCCGGGGCAAAGCACTGGTAGCTGGCTCCTGCTTTACGGATGGCCAACAGGGTCAGCACCGATTCCTGGATTTCGGATCCATCCATAAATCCGCATCCTGAAAGGATTACTGCAAATCTCGGATTCGTCGCACTCATCGTCTACCTCGCCGTAACTCTATATTTTAGAGGATGTTTGAATCCACATTGTAATGAGCCCCAATAGCCTTGTCAAAACAGACGGTGTCAGGCACTGGTGCCTGGCACCGGTGCCTGGCACCAAGAACTTAGATGATGGGTTGGTAGGCGCGGCGGGCGGGGACACTCACAATCTGCCGCTCAGGGAGGATCACTGCGGAGAGCCTTTTGCCGTAAACACAACCGGAATCCAGTCCAATGACATTCTCACGCACCACCAGGCCCTGGGCCGCCCAATGTCCGTGCACAACCAGCTTCGGATCCGTGTAGAATTCCCACCAGGGCTCGCCCTCAGGTTCCACCGTACGCAACCGGACGAGATCGTCTGCACACTGCTCGTGCACAGGAATCCCCGGCCTCAAACCCGCATGCACCACAAGATAATCGGGATGCTCAATGTAATAGGGCCAGCCGGCAATAAAGTTCATGTAATTGTCCAGCCCAGCACCCATATCCCGCACCGCATCCTGCTGGTACTCGGTAGTCAGGGAATCCAGCTGCCTATTTTGCCAGCGCTTCAAAAGAGAAAGGTCGTGATTTCCCATCACGACCTTTAAATTCGGCAAACTCATAGCTAGGTCCAGGACCTTCTTAGTATAAGGCCCCTTACAAACCAAATCCCCGACTGAGATCAAGGTATCCTCATCCGAGGCCCCGACCTTCCCGAGCAACTCCTGCCACTCTTCGTAGCACCCGTGAATGTCGCCAAAGATAATAGTGCGCAAAGACTTTCGCTGGCCCGCTAGTAACGGTAATTCACTTCCAGCGTGCCGTAGTCCAACCCGGGATTTCTCGTGTAGATATCGGCATTGGACATGTGTTGGATCCGGAATCCGGTACTCCACCTATCTGTAAACCGGTACCCCACACCCAAATGGCTTGTAATTTGAAAGGGACCCCCGAGGTCTTCTCCGCCAATGCGGTCCTCGGCAATAACAGTGGGGGCAGTCCCCGCCTCAACCCACCACTTTTGCCGGCCAAACCTTAAGGCGGGCCCCAAATAAACATAAACCCCGCTGTCCCCGCCGGTGCGCATCATTCCCAGCGCAGCATTTGCCCGCACTCCCAGCAATCCTTGGGAATCAGGCCACTCCAGGGCCCAGGGCAACGGAATGCTTCCCTGCACTTCGTACAGATGAAACTCTTTTGACTCGCTGGCCTCCCCTGCCCCGACCCGAACTCCCAGTTCCGCCGGTTCGTTCTCAGCAGACCAGCATAACCCTGCAAAGGTTGAAGAAAAGACAACTGCAACAAAGATCAATAACCCGACACGATTCATACCGGCCATTGTAATGGGAAGGCCGCTCATTGCAAAGGCAAAATACCTGCCTTATCAATAGCAATTACAGTTTCCGATGCTGAAGACTGGGGAGCTGTCGCCGAATACCGGAAACCACCTCGGGATCCACTGTCGCCACAGCCACCCCTTCCCCCTCCGCGCATTCAGCCAATACACTGCCCCAAGGATCGGCAATCAGCGCATGGCCGTAAGATTCCCGTGTCCCAAAATGATGGCCTGTCTGCGCCGCAGCCAGAACATAGGACTGGGACTCAATGGCCCTGGCCCGCAGCAGAACGTGCCAGTGATGTTTCCCCGTAGTCATGAGGAAAGCCGCAGGAACGGCAAAGGCCACTGCCCCCTTATCCACCAACCGCCTGTAGAGTTCAGGGAATCTCAAATCATAACAGATCGAGAGCCCCAACCCGCCGAAAGGAGCCGGACTCACCACCACGTCTTCTCCGGCTTCGGTGTGTTCGGATTCCCTGGAGCTGGTTCCGTCATCCAATTGAATATCAAAGAGATGGATTTTGCGATACACGCTGAGAATCTGACCCTCACGATTCAGATGCACACAAGCATTCCGCGTTTTGCCTGAAACAGACCCTCTCTCCGGAAAGCCTGCCAAGACCAATTCACTCCCCACCGCCCGCGCAAGATCAGAACAAAAGGAGAGTATCGGCCCGTTCTCCTCCAGCGACTCTGCAACCCCTGTCTTCTCCTTGTCCGGAGACATACAGGCAAAACCCTCGGGCAGGACAATGAGTTCCGCGTCCTGTCGCGCGGCTTCCCGCACAAGCGCTTCCGCCACACCGAGGTTGGCTTCCACATCTGGCGTGGAATTCATTTGCACAACAGCAACCTGAACCGGACGGACGTCTTGAATCACTCCAGCCCCTCAACGTTCTTTTTTAGGTGGGTTTTGATGAAGCGGTAGATATCGGTGTTTTCAAGCGTACCGTGGACTTCCCCGGAACCCGCACCCCAAGCATAAAGCACAATATCCGTGCCCGTGTGCAAAGCCGAGCCCATCTGGGAAACAGAGGGACGGGTGTCGTCCTCCATGCGCGGCCTAACTCCGGGCCCGGTCGCGAAACTCATCACCGGAACTCCGCCGGGCCATTGGGCTTCCCCGCGAATCCCCTCCGCGTGGGTGGGATACCCATTCAGGGCAAAGCCGCCGGTCTCATGATCCGCGCAAACCAAAACCATCGTTCGACTCTCATCCACACGGCCGATCACATGATTGACGACAGAGTCCAGGGCCAGCACCTCCTGAATTGCCGCAACCGCGCGATTCCCATGCGCAGCGTGATCAATGCGGCCGCCCTCAATTACCAGCAAATACGGACGCCTCTTCGCCTCCATAAACTCCAGAGCCCAGGCGCTCATCTGCAACAAGGTGGGCGCCCCCTCCCTATCCGTTTCCAGGAGTTCAAAGGGCAGATGCTCTTCCGCAAAAATTCCCAGCACCCGCGCAACCTCCCATGGCTTGTGCTTTATCAGATCCGGTTGGCTTCTAAAGACAGTCCAGCCCGCCAGATCGACCCCCCGGCGGAAATACTGCTCCCCTCCGCCCATTAGCAGAACCAACGAACTCTTCGATGCCTGCTGAGCGATCTCATACTCGGCCTCGCGATTCGTATGGTGCGCATAGAAAGCCGCCGGAGTGGCATTCGTCACGCTGGTATTGGTTACCACGCCCACGGATATCCCCCAGCGCGCACCCCACTCCGTAAGATTCTCCAGATCCCTCCCAGCGCCTTTGCGTTCGCGAGCATCCGCTCTCATCCCCAGAATACCGACAGCGGTCTTTTCCCCGCAGGACATGGCCGTTGCTGCCGCTGCGGAATCGGTAACGATATAGTCCCGGGCATAGGTGCGAACCAAAGCCGTGCGAGGCAGGCTGTCCAAAGCCAGGGTTCCGGAAGCTCCCTCAGAATCAACGCGCGCGGCTGTCACAAATGCAGGTCCCATGCCGTCGCCCACAATAAGGATCACGTTATGGCCGGAGGTGCTGGAGGTGTCGGAAACAGCTTCCTGGGCACACACACTGCTGCTTCCGATGAGGAGAAAAAGACAAACCAGGGAGAGGAAGGGACGAAGCCTCAAACGGACCTCAGTAGCTTTCTTCTGTAAGAACCACTTTACCCTTGAAAACCACATAGATAAAGGCAGTGTACGCAATCACCAGGGGCATGCCGATTCCCGCAATAATCAGCATCACCATTAGAGTGCGCGGTGTGGAGGAGGCATTGTAGATGGTCAGACTGTAGGCCAAATCCGTGCTGGCCGGCACCATTCTGGGAAACATCGCAACCGCGCACATAACGATTACACCGACAATATTCACACAAGAAGCCACAAAGGCCTTACCAAACCTGCCCGCCTGACTGAACACGGGAATCAAAACCAATGCCGGGCACCACACTAAGAACATCAGATAGAATAAGGGGCGACCGAGCAGCGCAGCCAGGGCATGTTTGGCAGCAAAGAGTGTGGCAATCATGGTGATTAAATAGAGTACGATGAAGACGATCCAAGTCCTGCTCGCCCAGCTCTTCATACGCGCCTGCAAATCCCCCTCGGTCTTCATCCCCATGTACAAGGAACCGTGCAGGATAAACATCACCAAAGAGAGCAACCCCACCAGCAAGGCATAAGGATTGAGCAACCCGAGAAAATTACCGGTAAAGACCCAATCCTTTGTGAGAGGCAAACCCTGCACAATATTCCCAACCGTCACACCGTATAGAAGCGCCGGCACAAAACTCCCCAATCCAAAGGCCCAATCCCAAGACTTGCGCCAACGAGGGTCCTCAACCTTGGAACGGAACTCCAGAGAGACCGCTCGAAAGATAAGGGCCACCAGCAACAGCATAAAGGCTAAGTAAAAGGAGCTAAAGACTGTGGCATAAACCGGAGGGAAAGCTGCAAACAGCGAACCGCCTGCGGTAAGCAACCAAACCTCGTTACCGTCCCATACCGGTCCTATGGCATTCATGTGGATGCGCTTCTCCTCATCCCCCTTGGCAAATAAGGACAAAACCCCGACACCCAAATCAAAGCCGTCCAGTATTGCGTAGCCGCTAATCAACACCATAAACAAAATGAACCAGATGAGATTAAGATCCATGTTTCACTTCCTTGACCATCAGGAACAAGTACAGCGCTCCCAGGAGAATGTAAATAAAACTGAACAGAATCGTGGAAAACAGAATCTCTCCGGCCGAAACCGTAAGCGAGGCAGCCTCGCTGGTACGCAAAACTTTATAGACAATCCAAGGCTGCCGTCCGACCTCCGCAGTGACCCATCCAAACTCGCATGCAATCAAAGGCAACGGAATGGCCCCGATCAAAAGCTTCAGATACCATCTGGAATCCCAAAGCCGGCGCCGCCACAGCAAGAAGGTTCCCAACATCATCGCGGCAATAAAAAACAACCCCAGGATCACCATATTGTGGAAAGAGACAAAGGTCATCCATAACGGCGGAATCTCGTCTTCCGGAAATTCATTGAGGCCTTTGATCTCCGCATTGGAATCCCCGTAGACCATCCAGCTCGTCAATTTGGGGATTTCAACACGCGCGAGAAGTTTCGGCGGATCGGTTTTCACCAACCCGAACAGAACCAAAGGCGCTCCCTGCTGAGTTTGATAGAGACCTTCTATCGCTGCGAACTTCTCCGGCTGCGTGCGCGCCACCTGCCGGGCGTGTTCATGCCCCGTCGGATAGAGAGCCATTAGCGATACGAAAAGACCAGAGATAATAGCGATTCGGAGAGTCTTGCGGGCCATGGGGTTCTCGCGATTGCGCAACAGGAGATAAGCAGAGACCCCGGCCATAAGAAAAGCACCCGAAATCAAACAAGCATCCAGAGTGTGGTAGAAACGATACCACATGGATGGATTGAACACCGCCTCGGCAAAGCTCGTGAGCTCGGCCCGGCCGTTTCGCACAACAAAACCGGCCGGAGTCTGCATCCAGGAATTGGCAACCAGTATCCAAAAAGCACTGATCGTGGCGCCAACTGCCACCATAAGGATGGCAAACCAATGCACGGCTTTGGATACTTTGTTG
The sequence above is a segment of the Candidatus Omnitrophota bacterium genome. Coding sequences within it:
- the cydB gene encoding cytochrome d ubiquinol oxidase subunit II, encoding MDLNLIWFILFMVLISGYAILDGFDLGVGVLSLFAKGDEEKRIHMNAIGPVWDGNEVWLLTAGGSLFAAFPPVYATVFSSFYLAFMLLLVALIFRAVSLEFRSKVEDPRWRKSWDWAFGLGSFVPALLYGVTVGNIVQGLPLTKDWVFTGNFLGLLNPYALLVGLLSLVMFILHGSLYMGMKTEGDLQARMKSWASRTWIVFIVLYLITMIATLFAAKHALAALLGRPLFYLMFLVWCPALVLIPVFSQAGRFGKAFVASCVNIVGVIVMCAVAMFPRMVPASTDLAYSLTIYNASSTPRTLMVMLIIAGIGMPLVIAYTAFIYVVFKGKVVLTEESY
- a CDS encoding cytochrome ubiquinol oxidase subunit I: MDPVLLSRIQFAITIGFHFLFPPLTIGLAWLLVIVEGLGWRKNDPDYVAAGKFFAKLLAITFAVGVATGVVMEFQFGTNWAEYSKFVGDIFGAPLAAEAVFAFFLESGFLGLYLFGRNKVSKAVHWFAILMVAVGATISAFWILVANSWMQTPAGFVVRNGRAELTSFAEAVFNPSMWYRFYHTLDACLISGAFLMAGVSAYLLLRNRENPMARKTLRIAIISGLFVSLMALYPTGHEHARQVARTQPEKFAAIEGLYQTQQGAPLVLFGLVKTDPPKLLARVEIPKLTSWMVYGDSNAEIKGLNEFPEDEIPPLWMTFVSFHNMVILGLFFIAAMMLGTFLLWRRRLWDSRWYLKLLIGAIPLPLIACEFGWVTAEVGRQPWIVYKVLRTSEAASLTVSAGEILFSTILFSFIYILLGALYLFLMVKEVKHGS
- a CDS encoding alkaline phosphatase produces the protein MWFSRVKWFLQKKATEVRLRLRPFLSLVCLFLLIGSSSVCAQEAVSDTSSTSGHNVILIVGDGMGPAFVTAARVDSEGASGTLALDSLPRTALVRTYARDYIVTDSAAAATAMSCGEKTAVGILGMRADARERKGAGRDLENLTEWGARWGISVGVVTNTSVTNATPAAFYAHHTNREAEYEIAQQASKSSLVLLMGGGEQYFRRGVDLAGWTVFRSQPDLIKHKPWEVARVLGIFAEEHLPFELLETDREGAPTLLQMSAWALEFMEAKRRPYLLVIEGGRIDHAAHGNRAVAAIQEVLALDSVVNHVIGRVDESRTMVLVCADHETGGFALNGYPTHAEGIRGEAQWPGGVPVMSFATGPGVRPRMEDDTRPSVSQMGSALHTGTDIVLYAWGAGSGEVHGTLENTDIYRFIKTHLKKNVEGLE